Proteins encoded within one genomic window of Arachis ipaensis cultivar K30076 chromosome B08, Araip1.1, whole genome shotgun sequence:
- the LOC110266021 gene encoding uncharacterized protein LOC110266021, with the protein MLPIAYAVVEAETKDSWTWFLSHLATDIGVEKMGRTTFMSDQQKGLLPAYDDVIPGVENRFCVRHLYSNFRKRFPGLQLKQLMWRCAKATHWRDWEKNMAELKAVNQEAYRYLNAIPPRYWSRSRFTYNSKVDTLVNNMSKSFNAAIVDAREKPILTMLEEIRVKLMTRWAENRDLAQKYAGTILPRIRIKLERRSRSAGEWRPYWYAAQKYEVMNGLDKFTVDLGSSECSCRRWQLSGIPCIHAISCIKFKGLELEPYVANCYKREAYLRCYEAVIHPLNGPDLWEITPHPDVMPPPYRRHSHRPVKKRKPAAGDEEQSSRTHMSRKGEKQRCSICGVVGHNKSRCPKPIENEAQNSKKQSKSKQSRGSNNSIPPAAKGGKKSASTQPTPKLTVKRKVALATQPTSSAQSNTVAPPKRPRSRPKGTMKPTPSAQPDPPTSSSQLTTTTLPASQPSFAIASSQPTRHYSVSFTGGPHVSPRKLKLMAKLPLRKWGLL; encoded by the exons ATGCTGCCCATTGCATATGCGGTTGTAGAGGCCGAGACCAAGGACTCATGGACTTGGTTCCTTAGTCATCTTGCAActgacattggtgttgagaagatggGAAGAACTACTTTCATGTCTGACCAGCAGAAA GGTTTGTTGCCAGCATACGATGATGTTATACCAGGTGTGGAGAATCGATTCTGTGTGAGGCACCTATACAGCAATTTCAGGAAACGGTTTCCAGGGTTACAATTGAAGCAACTAATGTGGAGGTGTGCTAAGGCGACTCACTGGAGGGACTGGGAGAAGAACATGGCCGAACTGAAAGCTGTGAATCAGGAAGCCTATAGGTACCTAAATGCTATCCCCCCTAGGTATTGGTCTAGATCTAGGTTTACCTATAATTCTAAAGTAGATACACTGGTTAACAATATGTCTAAGAGCTTTAATGCTGCCATAGTTGATGCTAGAGAGAAACCTATACTTACAATGTTAGAGGAGATCCGGGTTAAACTGATGACTAGGTGGGCAGAGAATAGGGATTTGGCTCAGAAGTATgcagggacaatcttacctagGATTAGAATCAAGTTGGAGAGGAGGTCTAGATCTGCTGGAGAATGGCGTCCATATTGGTATGCTGCTCAGAAATATGAGGTTATGAATGGGTTAGATAAGTTTACTGTTGACTTAGGATCCTCTGAGTGCTCTTGTAGAAGGTGGCAGTTGAGTGGAATACCTTGTATCCATGCAATTAGTTGCATCAAGTTCAAAGGGCTTGAGTTGGAACCTTATGTGGCTAACTGCTACAAGAGAGAAGCATACTTGAGGTGCTACGAGGCAGTAATTCACCCATTGAACGGCCCTGACCTATGGGAGATTACACCACATCCTGATGTAATGCCTCCCCCATACAGAAGGCATAGTCACAGGCCAGTCAAAAAAAGGAAGCCAGCTGCTGGAGATGAAGAACAGAGCAGCCGCACTCACATGTCCAGGAAGGGGGAGAAACAAAGGTGCTCTATATGTGGTGTTGTTGGACATAATAAAAGCAGATGCCCTAAACCTATTGAGAATGAG GCCCAAAATTCCAAGAAACAAAGCAAGAGCAAGCAATCCAGGGGAAGCAACAACTCTATCCCTCCAGCTGCTAAGGGAGGAAAGAAAAGTGCATCTACACAGCCCACTCCCAAGCTCACTGTCAAGAGAAAAGTTGCTTTAGCAACACAGCCAACAAGCTCAGCCCAGTCCAACACTGTAGCACCGCCAAAAAGGCCTAGAAGCAGGCCCAAGGGGACCATGAAGCCCACACCTTCAGCCCAACCTGATCCACCAACTTCATCATCACAATTAACCACCACTACTCTTCCAGCATCTCAGCCATCCTTTGCCATAGCTTCAAGCCAACCCACTAGGCACTACTCTGTTAGCTTTACTGGAGGACCTCATGTTTCTCCCAGGAAACTGAAGTTAATGGCAAAGTTGCCTCTAAGAAAATGGGGATTGCTTTAG
- the LOC107611393 gene encoding uncharacterized protein LOC107611393 encodes MAARSSSSSRIPSSSQGRLLLCSHGEKPVLRISGTKENPGRRFWGCVYFEVQEGCNFFRWADPDTEVEYSEIARLRKKLSMMKSRTKVAEWKLKFVAVLGFFGWVGFVCLLLQSWSKATQQCLIPLNLV; translated from the exons ATGGCTGCACGAAGCTCAAGCTCGTCTCGAATCCCATCTTCGTCACAAGGTAGGCTGCTACTTTGTTCCCATGGTGAGAAGCCGGTGTTGCGAATCTCGGGGACCAAGGAGAACCCAGGTCGCAGATTTTGGGGTTGTGTCTACTTTGAG GTGCAAGAAGGCTGCAATTTTTTTCGTTGGGCAGATCCAGATACAGAGGTGGAGTATTCAGAAATTGCTAGGTTAAGGAAGAAGCTTTCGATGATGAAATCAAGAACTAAAGTGGCAGAGTGGAAGCTGAAGTTCGTTGCAGTGTTAGGGTTTTTTGGGTGGGTTGGGTTTGTATGTTTGCTGTTGCAGAGTTGGTCTAAAGCAACGCAACAGTGTCTCATTCCATTGAACCTGGTATGA